From the genome of Impatiens glandulifera chromosome 9, dImpGla2.1, whole genome shotgun sequence, one region includes:
- the LOC124915861 gene encoding agamous-like MADS-box protein AGL62, producing MAKMKNESNLKVTFCKRKSGLFKKFSELITLCGAEVLLLVFSPTNRVFSYGHPSVDEIVGRLFGSSSPTGLSCETQQMIESYRSSNIRELNANVMQVEELMEVEEQHAKQINYDKKVGQDQRWWERSNKEMSYQQLEHLKMSLLNLNAIVTQKMLEFSNP from the coding sequence ATGGCCAAAATGAAGAACGAGAGTAATCTTAAGGTGACATTCTGCAAAAGAAAAAGTGGGCTTTTCAAGAAATTCAGCGAGCTTATCACACTATGTGGGGCTGAAGTTTTACTTCTAGTATTTTCACCAACAAACAGAGTGTTCTCCTACGGTCATCCTAGTGTAGATGAAATAGTTGGGCGATTATTTGGTTCATCCTCTCCGACGGGGCTTTCCTGTGAAACTCAACAAATGATTGAATCTTATCGGTCATCAAACATTAGGGAACTAAATGCTAATGTGATGCAGGTTGAGGAATTGATGGAGGTTGAGGAGCAGCATGCGAAGCAGATAAATTACGACAAGAAAGTTGGGCAGGATCAAAGATGGTGGGAGAGATCGAATAAAGAGATGAGTTATCAACAACTTGAACATCTCAAGATGTCTCTATTGAATTTAAATGCCATTGTGACCCAAAAGATGTTGGAGTTTTCTAACCCGTAA